The Chitinophaga sp. Cy-1792 genome contains the following window.
GTTGGCCGCTATCATTCCCGCCACTTTGATCATCTTCACAAAGTTTAACAGGTTATAGAAAAAGTAACCCGGCCGCACAAACGTCAGGGATAAGCCCGGTACCGCTTTCAGGAGCTCTTCTCCTTTATGGGATCCCGTGATCACACCGGTGCCTTGTTCGTGTTCCGCACCGTAGCTGCTGAGATAAACTGCCCGCTTCACCTGCGCCGCCTGTATGGCTTTGGCGTAGTTATTTGTAATACGTATATAGTAAGCAACCGGGTCCGGCTCCCGGAAATTTGGCGGCACCATACAATATACGGCGTCCGCACCTGCAAAGGCCTTACACAGGAAATCCACATCATCAATGGAACCAATGGCAGCTGTGCCGCCCAATTCATTGATAATGGCCGTTTTGGCCGGATTGGTACTGATAATGGTAACATCGTGCCCGTCGTGGACCAGACTATTCGCCAAAGGCTGACTTATATTTCCTACTGAACCAGTTAATACGATTTTCATATCCGCATTTTTTTAATAAAACAAAGTTGCCACCTATACGAATAACACAGATAACCGAATCGTGGTTTGTTGTAGCCAAACATAAGGGGTAAATTAAAATAACCCCGGGCCTGGTTATTTTAGCGGTAGCATCCTATCTTTATACTATGTATGAGCTTATAGATCAATTTACGGACAAGTGTATCAGTCTCACCCCGGAAGAACGGGAGTACTTCCATGGACTCCTGAAATTCAAGCGGGTAAGGAAACGTACCTACCTCTTGCAGGAAGGAGAGATCTGCGATTTCGAAGCATTTATTGTAAAGGGTTGTGTACGTACTTATTTTTTAAGTGAAGATGGTACGGAAACGATTTTGTCATTTGCCATAGAAAACTGGTGGGTAAGCGATCTGTATAGTTTTACAGAACAGAAACCTTCCAATATGTTTATCGAAACACTGGAAGATTCAGAACTGCTGATCATCGATTATAAAAGCAAGGAAGAATTATATAAGCGCATACCTAAATTTGAAACGCTGTTCCGTCTGTTAGTGCAACGCTCGCTGTTTGCACTGCAGCGCCGTTTCCATAGCCTCGTTTCGCAGACCGCAGAACAACGCTACGTTGCCTTTATGGAAAAGTACCCCGACATAGTACAACGGGTACCACAGAACCAGATCGCGCGCTACCTGGGTGTTTCGCCGGAATTTTTAAGTAAGGTGAGAAACAGTATGCATAAAAAAAGTAAGCCCTAAGGCTTACTTACTGAATATTAAACGGTTGACCTCATTAATTTCATTTTGTGAGATAGTATGCCCCATCTGTGGGTAAACGATGGTGGTTACATCCGCCCCCATATCTTCCAGTACTTTGGTGGTTTCATGTACCCTGGTTACCGGTACGTGAAAATCAGGGTCGCTGCTGCCAATAAATACAGGCATCTTTTCAAAATTACCTTTGTAATTGGCCGTATTTACTGCCGGTCCGATGAGGCCGCCGGTAAAGGCGACTGCTCCACCGTATTTATCCGCATTGCGTGCAATGAATTCCATGGTCAGACAAGCCCCTTGCGAGAATCCCAGGAAATAAATATTTTCTTTTTTGATGCCTGCGGCAATGACTTCTTTGGTCAGTTGCTGCAGATTTTCCAATGCACTGCTGAGCCATGGCTCGTTTTCTTCAATAGGTGCCAGGAATGACTGCGGGTACCAGGTATTGCCAGTGGCCTGTGGGGCCAGCAACGCATAATCACTGACATTTAAATGTGGCGCCAGTGTAAGGATATCACGGGCAGTAGCACCGCGGCCGTGAATCATGATCAGTGCCTTTTCTGCCTCCGCTACCGGTTTGCCGGCAGCAATAACTTTATATTGATGTGCCATAATTAACTCCTTCCTGTTGTTGTGAATATTTTTTTAATGCTGGCCCTGTGCAAACAGGGCCGGCATCGGTATCTTATTTCAATACGGGTAATATCTTTTCAATTTCTTCTCTGGCCGGCTCATATTGCTTTGGCAGGCGAAGGCCAGTACCCAGCTGCTCCAGTGGCTCATCTACCGTGAAGCCCGGATTGTCGGTAGCGATTTCGAATAACACGCCGCCTGGTTCCCGGAAGTAGAGAGAGTAGAAGTAATCACGGTCAATTTTTGGTGTGATCTGTAACCCTTTGCGGAGGATTTTATCTCTGAATTCCATCTGGATATTATCATCTGCTACGCGGAAAGCGACGTGGTGATTAGTACCGCCGGCATTGTAGCCCCGAGGCCCGTCAGGGGCTTCCAGCAGATCGATGATGTTGGCCTGTTCTACTGCGTTGGTGGCAAAGCGGTAACGGTTGCCTTCCTGTGACTGCAGCTCATAACCGAAAATATCTGTCAGGATTTTTGCAGTAGGCTCTATGCTGCGAAGCATGAGGGTAGTACTGTGGAATCCTTTGGTGGCAACGTCTTTGTTTACTTCGGCGGTTGTCCAGCCGCTACGGGTGTCAACTTTCGCAGGTTCTACCATGGTAAGCTGTAAGCCATCCGGGTCAGTGAAGCTGAGGAATTTTTCACCGAATCTTTCGTTCACTTCGGTAAAGGGAACGTTATATTTTTTAAAGCGTTCTTTCCAGAATTCAATGCTGCCTTGAGGTACGCTATAGGCAATTTCTGTGGCCATACCGGTACCTGCCTGCCCTTTGGAAATATTTTCCCATGGGAAGAAGGTAAGGATGGTGCCCGGTGTGCCGTGTTCATCTCCGAAATAGAAGTGATAGGTGCCGGGATCGTCGAAGTTGACAGTTTTTTTCACCAGTCGCAGTCCCATTACTTTGGTATAGAAATCATAGTTACGCTGTGCGTCTGCTGCGATGGCGGTGATGTGGTGAAGGCCTAAAATATTGTTATTCATAGTAAATTATT
Protein-coding sequences here:
- a CDS encoding NAD(P)H-binding protein; translated protein: MKIVLTGSVGNISQPLANSLVHDGHDVTIISTNPAKTAIINELGGTAAIGSIDDVDFLCKAFAGADAVYCMVPPNFREPDPVAYYIRITNNYAKAIQAAQVKRAVYLSSYGAEHEQGTGVITGSHKGEELLKAVPGLSLTFVRPGYFFYNLLNFVKMIKVAGMIAANYGGNDKLLMVAPSDIAAAVAEELVNPKPDAVRYVGSDDRTCNEIAEVLGKAIGIPALQWQVISDEDNKAGLIAAGVPPAMAASLTELGHATHTGLLRGDVDQHPIPLGKVKLEDYAPTFAAVYHATSVDAPVGH
- a CDS encoding Crp/Fnr family transcriptional regulator, whose amino-acid sequence is MYELIDQFTDKCISLTPEEREYFHGLLKFKRVRKRTYLLQEGEICDFEAFIVKGCVRTYFLSEDGTETILSFAIENWWVSDLYSFTEQKPSNMFIETLEDSELLIIDYKSKEELYKRIPKFETLFRLLVQRSLFALQRRFHSLVSQTAEQRYVAFMEKYPDIVQRVPQNQIARYLGVSPEFLSKVRNSMHKKSKP
- a CDS encoding alpha/beta hydrolase, coding for MAHQYKVIAAGKPVAEAEKALIMIHGRGATARDILTLAPHLNVSDYALLAPQATGNTWYPQSFLAPIEENEPWLSSALENLQQLTKEVIAAGIKKENIYFLGFSQGACLTMEFIARNADKYGGAVAFTGGLIGPAVNTANYKGNFEKMPVFIGSSDPDFHVPVTRVHETTKVLEDMGADVTTIVYPQMGHTISQNEINEVNRLIFSK
- a CDS encoding ring-cleaving dioxygenase; protein product: MNNNILGLHHITAIAADAQRNYDFYTKVMGLRLVKKTVNFDDPGTYHFYFGDEHGTPGTILTFFPWENISKGQAGTGMATEIAYSVPQGSIEFWKERFKKYNVPFTEVNERFGEKFLSFTDPDGLQLTMVEPAKVDTRSGWTTAEVNKDVATKGFHSTTLMLRSIEPTAKILTDIFGYELQSQEGNRYRFATNAVEQANIIDLLEAPDGPRGYNAGGTNHHVAFRVADDNIQMEFRDKILRKGLQITPKIDRDYFYSLYFREPGGVLFEIATDNPGFTVDEPLEQLGTGLRLPKQYEPAREEIEKILPVLK